In Terriglobales bacterium, the following proteins share a genomic window:
- a CDS encoding acyloxyacyl hydrolase, with translation MRKTLLLLVMLSVALTCAAQQLPDAPQSESAAVPAAALPDPAPAASAGAAAASQGNWEIGVTAGGGHSIAGGNRDTGVFNANVRLGYVLSQEHGPGALRGTFEYAVDITPVNVIFQQTNVYGFSFTPVLLKWNFTSGQKLVPYVEGGGGVLFTTSDVPAGTNSVNFTPQAAFGVQYFHRPDRAVSLAFRYVHISNAGLATPNPGINTLQFTLGYHWWKQH, from the coding sequence ATGCGAAAGACTCTGCTGTTGCTGGTCATGCTGAGCGTGGCGCTGACGTGCGCCGCGCAGCAGCTTCCCGACGCTCCCCAGTCCGAGAGCGCGGCGGTGCCCGCCGCGGCCCTTCCCGACCCGGCCCCTGCCGCTTCCGCCGGCGCGGCGGCCGCTTCCCAGGGCAACTGGGAGATCGGCGTCACCGCGGGCGGCGGCCACTCCATTGCCGGCGGAAACCGCGATACCGGGGTCTTCAACGCCAACGTGCGCCTGGGCTACGTCCTCAGCCAGGAGCACGGCCCGGGGGCCCTGCGCGGCACCTTCGAGTACGCCGTGGACATCACCCCGGTCAACGTCATCTTCCAGCAGACCAACGTCTATGGCTTCAGCTTCACTCCGGTGCTGCTGAAGTGGAACTTCACCAGCGGGCAGAAGCTGGTACCCTACGTGGAGGGCGGGGGCGGCGTGCTCTTCACCACCTCCGACGTGCCCGCCGGCACCAACAGCGTGAACTTCACGCCCCAGGCCGCCTTCGGGGTGCAGTACTTCCATCGCCCCGACCGCGCCGTCAGTCTGGCCTTCCGCTACGTGCACATCTCCAACGCCGGCCTGGCCACCCCCAACCCCGGCATCAATACCCTGCAGTTCACGCTGGGCTACCACTGGTGGAAGCAGCACTAG